A stretch of DNA from Melospiza melodia melodia isolate bMelMel2 chromosome Z, bMelMel2.pri, whole genome shotgun sequence:
ACTAGGGAGACTTGGGAACATGGGGAAAAAGGAAGAACCCTCCCACCAAGGGGGAAAGATCCCTAAGAATGTGGCTGGACCTTATCTGCCAAAGGAGGGTGATGAGAGACCCTAGTCCAGGACTCAGGGTGACCCTCCCTGCCTCAGCCAGGGTTTCTGCAGAGAGGGGAATGTGTTGGCAACCATTTTGCTAAGCTGGACCtgggacagccagcacagcttcaccacAAGTCCTGCCCAACCAACCCAGTGCCCTTCTACAATGGAGTGATTGCACCAGTGAACGAGGGAAGGGCTGCACGTGTCATCTGTCTGACTTCTGTAAAGCCTCCAACACAGTCCTCCTCTAAATTTGAGATAAATGGATTCAATGGGTGAACTGTTCAGTGGAAGAGCTCCATCCAGAAGATAGTGCTCAATGGCTCCGTATCCTCACTGGACACTGGTGATGATGTTGGTCCTCAGGGATTCAACTTGGGACCAATGTTATTCGGTACTTTTGTCAACAATGTGAACAGTGGGATCaactgcaccctcagcaagtttggaggtgacaccaagctgaggtgtttgacacacctgaaggacaggatgccatccagagggacctggaaaaGCTCGAGGAGTGACCCATGGGAGCATCATGGGgtttaacaaggccaagtgctggtgctgcccctgggctgggacagcccctggtgccagcccaggctgggcatgagcagccccagagcagccgtgcccagaagggcttgggggtgctgtgggtgagaggctgcacatggcccagccatggcactcccagcccagagagccaaacgtgtcctgggctgcacccagagccccgtgggcagcagggcagggaggggattctgcccctctgctctgctctgctgagacccacctggagccctgcatccagccctgggctcccagcacaggaaccacagggaccggctggagccagcacagaggagccaccaaggtgatcagagggatggagcagctctcctgtgaggagaattgggattgttcagcctggagaagaggaggcttcaGGGAAAACTTACTGTGGCCTTCCACTACCAAAAATGGCTACAAGAAATCTGGAGAGAGACTTTACACAAGGGCTTGTAGCAAGAGCACAAGGGCAAATGGCTTCAGACTGAGAGGGCAGCTCCTAGGAGAGCTTCCACAGAAGGAGGCTGGTGGAGCCAGCCCAATGGCATGGCAAGGCTGGGACAGGACTGCAGGTCCCCTACAGTCTCAGCTATCATGCAAAACAAAGATTGTTGTGTCTGGCTTGTCCTGCAGAGTCCAAATGTCCTCCCTGCTCCCAAAGACCTGAGTTCCAGCCCCCACTGCCCACAGTGTTGCAGTTGCCactgcaaggacacactgcagccCCCATCCAGCCTCTGGTCCATGCTTTCCCTGGCCTGGTTCAGCATGGCTGCTTACTTGCCCATCTTGATATATGGCTTCACCTTTCTTCCCAGCTGCAGGATTTGCACTTTTACCCACCCCAGTATCAGCAGGCTCCCATAAAACCATTTCTCCAGGCCTCTCTGTACCCAATCCTGCCCTCCAGTTACACATTACCGATGTGGTATTGCCCCCCAGCCACCTGAGCCACCCCCTACCCTCCATCCAGTGCACTGATGAAAGATCCAATGAGCACAAACCCCAGAATCAACCCTTCAGCAACTGCATTCAGGAGAACAGGGGTGTTTCTGACACCCCCTGCAGCCCTCACACCATTCAGGTTTTCCACCCAAGCTCTCCTCCTCTACTCCTGCCATCATATATCCCCACTTTGCCAGTGAGGAGACCATGGGAAACCAAGTCCCAGACCTGAAAGGTTCATGATAAACATTCCCCATTGCTGCCACAGCAGGAGGCAGGCCAGGCATTGCCTCCCCTTGGTAAATCCTGCCTGGATTCCCCATCTACACTGGATAGTTGCATGCCCAGGAGCTGTGCTGCATCTCCTTCCTGGCATTGAGGCAGGACAACAAAGCTCAGCCCAGGACAGGAGATGTAGGGATAAGAAAGGGCAAGGTAGGAGCCAGCAGCAAATAGTGGCAGAGGCAAAGGGCAGCCAGGAAAACTAACAGAGTCCTCAAAGGGACTCAGTGGCAGCATCTTACCCGCCTTCACCAAGCCTCCCCCAGTGGAAGGCTGGTACAGACATCCCTTGTTGAGGAACACCTCTGCTCCAGGCAGCTGGGCCTGCAAGGCACAGGCAGAGATGCAGATGGAAAAGCAGAGATTGAGCTCAGGTGGGAGCCCGAGGCAAGAGGctgtgagctgccagcctggggatAGCAAAGGGCAGGAGGATGAGAGGTGCCAGAGAGATACACGGACACTGAGAGACACTGCAGGAGGCAGGAACTGCTGACCTTTTGCAAAATGAAGGAGAGGGATGATGAAAGCAAGGTGGATGGACACAGAGGGGGGCAGGAgaagagaggaagaggagcaagCCTTGAGCACAAGCAGACATTGAGGGGATAAAAGCTCAGGTGTTCTTTGTTGGGTACCCATCCTCAGAGGAACCATTTTGAGCTGTTTCTGTGTTACTGCGCTGTGAATAAATGGCTTTGTGGAATGAGACATCTGAGACTCTTCCATGGGAAGCCTGTGACAAGCTGAGTGCCTGTGGGCAATGGGCACCCCCCACGGTCCCACTGCCATCACCCAGTGCCCACCCTGTGCTGGGGCATCCCTGTGGCAGTGAGCACAGCTGGGTTCCACCCAGCCTGGCCACGGTcagcaccagcccagcagcaggatcTTGCAGTGAATGTCACCCTCACTGGGgtgtgcagggcacagggggacaggagcagagcctcAGCACACTGCAGGTCACTGTGGGCCCCGCTCTGGGCCATGcaggcagctcagcagcagcagcccaggaaggAACCCACCTCTGTCCTTCTTCACTGTGGTCAGGCACAGAGTGTGGCTGAGACCATACTAAGTGGAGACACATCTTCATATCCACAAAAGCAGAAGTAGTTGCTTTATTTgcaaaaaagtcttttttttcctccacataTTCTCATTTTAGGGGGTGGGGAGTGAATGACTTCCCTCCTGCTCAGCATGCTCTGCGTTGTGAAGGGCCCAAGCCCCTGGGTACAGGCCTACCCTTCCCCATGCacctcccagtgctgctcaggctgacaggctgccctggctgtggggtTTGGTATTTTGCATGTGCTGGGAGAGAGTCCCAGCAAGGTCTGTCCCAGAACTGCAGGCTGCTGGAAAAACCCAGTGGTCTACACCAAAACCAGAACAGCCTCTAGGACCAAACAACTCCAAATCAAGCCCTAGCAGGCCTTTTAGGCCCTCACACATCacccaaagtgaggatgtttGCTGGAACCTCTTCAGACTAGGCAGGCACCAGCAAACAAGTGCTGCCCAGCCCAAGTCCTCCTTGGGATGCAGAGGCAGAGGGTCACCTCTCAGCAGCATGACCCAGGAAGCAAAAGCCCCAGGAAACCAGCAGGATCAGAAAGCCCAGAGCCTTCATGGGACCTGTGCCAGCCTGAACGGGAGCTGCTGCTGAACGCTGCCTTTGGGCACAGGGATGCTTGGATTCCTGCTGGCTCAATGCTGGCTCCTGGCCACAGGACGCAATTTCCCACTTGTGAGTGATGCCACCGAGTCTGGGAGCTGGAGGATGCACCTCCATCCTCCCACCCCCACACCCCAAAGCCAGCTGCAGTTATCGGCAGAGTTTATTGGCAAAGTGCAGAGTTCTGGAGGGTAAAGAGGTTTGTgccaggaggcagcagagtcTGGGAATGCCCGTGCCCTGGGGTCAGGCAGGGaatggggtggtggcacaggCTGGGGGTCACCCTGGCCATCAGGGCCTCACACAGCTGTAGGTGGTGTTTCCCCAGACGAAGGCAGGAGGCGAGGACTGGAGCCACTGCACGGTGGCTGCACTCTGCTTGCAGACCCATCTGAGGGCGTCTGTGCAGGCACCACCTAAAAGTCCCAAGCCTGACACCCTGCCACAAGCCTGGAAGGACCTGGTGTAGCGCTGGACTGGGAAGATCCTGCAAGGGAGAGTGTTGGCTGAGATAGAATGGGCAGGAGGAACCAAGGCTGTCCcatcagcagctcccacagccagggaccagacacagcacagggatgctgtgggaaCAAAGTTCACCCTCGCCAAGGGGCACAGTCTCCCGCCAGCCTCTTCCCAATTAGGCCCCATGCCCTGATGCCCCCAGCCCCATCTCTCACAAAGTACCCCCAGGTCAGTCCTAGCAGGGCTGAGCACTGACCAAACTTGGACCCTGCTCTTGCAGAATCCCCTGCAGACCCAGGCAGAGTGTGGGCACCAGGGTCAGGCCCCTGCTAAAAACACCCCTTCCCTAAAATGCCCCAATGCAGTCCTGGGAAGAAAAGAGGTGGCCAAAATCTGGATTACATCCCTGCATGCCTGTCCCCAGCACCACCCCGAGCCCTGCTGATGGACCTTCAGCACACCCGGCTGGGAACAAGCTGATAGCCTCACCATTCCAGCGTAGTGCCATCCAGCCACTTCCAGTCAGACCTGAAGCCATCCTGCTTCAGCCCCACGTGGAAGGCGTCCATGTTAGCTGTGCGCACCAGGAACGCCTAGCACAGGAGAGGACCCACCTGAGCTCCGGGGGACACCCAGCCCAGCCACAGGTCAGagatggggctgtgctgtgtgggcattgccagctccctgcctggaggctgtgccaggctttgggcacacaggctgggaagcTGAGACAATGCTGTGCCTGCGGAGGGACCGTGAGGTGGCCACCAGGACAGCCCAGTGCTCACAGGGAGCCGGCAGGGTGCACTCACCAGGGTGCTGTTGGCTTGGATGGTGACCAGCTGTGCCCCTCTGGAGCAGCagtcctctctgctctgctcccagctcttTCTGGCAGAGGAGAAGTAGTAGCACTGCCCCGCATCCCAGAGCCAGCCAACCGGGCAAAActggcactgccctgcacacCAGAAACACCCAGGTGGGGTGGGGCAGCTGGCCAGGGCTGCTGTCACCAGCCCCAGGGACCAGGAGAGTGACAGTGGGCAGTCGACCAACCCATCCTGTTCATATGCCTGCCCCACGGACACCACTCTGCATCTGCCCTCGTTTGTGAGCCCAGCTCCAACtttccagccccagagccctgggaagAGGGGCTAGCTACAGGATCATGCTGGAAttgagcagggagctgcaggttAGGGAAGTGATACAAACACAGTTTACAAAGTGCTGGGGGCTCAGATAAGGTTTCAGCTGCACCAGAAGCTGATGTCATTGGGCACAGGGATGCTGGTGGCACCCATGGGCTGGTGCTGGTGTTGTGTCCAGGTAACACTGAGCTGTCTGGGGTCATCTCTTCTAAAGGGGCCTCAGCAGTTCAGCCTGttcagcagtgctggggcaggctGCACACCACAAGCTGAGGATTGGGCAGTAAAGGTGAAGGAATATGTAAGGAGAGAGCTCAGGGAAACATCCTCGCGTAGGATTCGGTTGCTTGAAAGCAGCAGTAAGGCCCTCTCCAGACCTTACCCAGGAGCCCACCAGGCTCTCTTACCTCCCAGTGTCTGTTTCCCATAGCTGGGGCTCTCCTCTATTCTCCAGAGACCGTCTGTGCAGCTTGTCTGTTGTTGCACTAAATCTGCAGCAGAAGAGCACAGCTGGGTCCTAGCACCtctgggctcctgctgccagcagcacccagtgtCCTGCCCCACAGGACAGCCTCGTGGCTGTGGGTGAGGTGTCCCCTGATTTAGCTACACCAAGCTAAGGTCCTCGCAGATTTTGCTGTGCCTGGGAGCCCTGCACACAGCAGGCCTTCGGGGAAAGTGCTGCTGTCTTTCAGTATCAGTGCCCTCCCTCCCACCTTTCATTGCCACCTGATGGAGTGGCTTTTCCCAAGCCCACGCTGTCGCCCCAGCTTCCTTTTCCAGCCACGTAGGTGGTGTCTTGTCTCACCAGTTCTTCAGCTTGCCCCAGAGCCCACAATGATGCCCTCAGCCCCAGTCAGAAGCACCTAGCTCCATGGGGAAGCCACAGCTCATCCTGCTGGGACACAAGGCCTTGGTGCCAGCCTCGACACCAGGGCCCCCTCTGCAGAGATCTGGGCACTGCGTGGCTGGTACTTACACTGGAAACTCAGGCTGACAAGGATgatctgtgccagcagcagtgtcaGGGAGAGGATACCCAGGCTGAGGGCTGCCCAGCACCAGGGCAGGCGCACTCGCTGCTGAGAGGCTGAGAAAAGGAGTTAACATAGACCGGGGTGGGGGAGGAGGAGACATATTTTGGAGGGAGCCTTGAGGGAGGAAATGTCTGTGAATCCCAGGTGGGATGTCAGGAGGCACTGGGGGAGCCTGGGAAAAGTGGGGGAGAAGAACCTGTTTACAGCAGCTCGATTGTCCTTGAAATTATCTGCCTGCACGCAACGCTtggtggggagagcagaggggaAGCGTCTGTGCTGTGGCACGGCAGGGCATGCCCTGCCTTCGAGCCCCTCGTGCCCCCCACCCCGAGAGCAGGCGGGAGAGGAGCTGTCCGAGAGAGGACACCCACAATGAGGGAGTGGGGGCAGCAGGACTGGGAGGACATTTCTGGGGAAGgcaaggggctgcaggagggcaggggaCCCACTGAGAGAGTTGGGGGCCGTTACCTGGTGTGGGGGGAAAGCGCAGGTCGGCGTACATGACACCCTCGTCCATCCCCTCAGCgctctcctgctctgcagccctcGGGGCAGCGACAGCcctttcccagcccagcctgtcagACGGCTGTGATGCAAAATGGAAAGTGTCACTTCCTGGTGGGGTCCCCAGAGGCACCACCTGGCACAGAACCCGGGGGGCTCATGGGGCTGCCAGGGATCAGGGGCGAGGGGCAGCCCTGTGCAGGGGAGCATCCCGGAATCCCGGCGGGAGGGAACCGCACGCTCCCGGCTTGGGGGCAGCCAGCAGAGGGAATGGCTGCTGGCTCAAACATGCAGCCCGGGCTGGGCTAGGCAGACACGCCAGGGAGTTGTAAAGGACCTTACAGTCATGTCCTTCCAAGCCTCCTGCCAAggacagggacaccctccactagaccaggttgttcagagccccttccaacctgactttggacacttccagggatggggcatggacagcttccctggacaacctgtgccagtgtcccaccATCTTCACAATAATTTCTTCCTAAGGCAGGAAAAGTTATATGGAAAGCAGCTGAGGTTACTTTGTTTTTtcaagcctggagaaaaggagactgaggggagacctcatcacagtCTACAAGAGGAAGCAGAggagcagacactgatctcttctctctggtgaccagtgactgCTGTCAGGAAGGGTTTAGGTTGAATATTAGGGAAAGGTTTCTCACCCGGAGGGTGCCTGGgagctggaacaggctccccagggaagtgatcacagcaccaagcctggcagagttccGGAAGTATTTGGACACTGTTCTCAGGCACACAGGGGGATTGTTGGGGGTGTCCAGTGCAAagagttggactttgatgattgcagtgggtcccttccaactcaggaaatTCTGTGATGAATATCTAAGCTGAACCTGCCCTCTGACAATCTGAaacctttcctccttctcctatcACGACGCACCCTTGCAAAAAGTCCCCCTCCATCTCTCTTTAGTCCTTCTGGTACCGGAAAGCTGCTTAAGGTCTCCCCCgaaccttctcttttccaggttgAACAAGCGCGGCTCTCTCGGTCTGATCTGCCCTGGGGACTGCAAGGGAAGACTGGGTATCCTCGGGACACAGGACACATCCCCTTGCCCCCCTCTCCAAGGAGCAAGGCCACGGGGTGTTTCCTTACAAGCCCCTTTTTTTGCATGTGGCTGCAGCTGCATCTCGGCCCTGGAAAATGGGGGGTGGTTGGGGTGCTCTATCCCCCGCCTCAGCCCCCAGGGGGTGATGGCCCCCGTGATGGCCCCCGTGCCGTGCCCTCGTTAGGGGCAGCGGCAGAGCCTCCCCGCACCCCGGGCAGCCGGCGGGCACGCAAGGATCCCGCTCCGAGCTGCGCCTTTCGCTGCGGGAGCATGTCCCGCCCAGGACTACGTTTCCCAGCGGCTCCCTCGGGGCTGCACATGCTCCATGCGGCTCCCGGCGCCTCCCGGCAGCTCCCGGCGCGGCGCCCGGTACGGCGCAAGGGCGGTcggtgccgctcccggtgccgctcccggtgcGGCGCTGCCCGGCGCGGCTCTCGGGGCAGCCCCCGGCGCGGCATCCTCCCGGCGGTTCCCGGAGCGCCTCCCAGTGCCGCCCCCGGCGCGGCATCCTCCCGGCGCGCCCCCGGGAGCGCACGGCCGAGCGATCCCCGGCACGCCGGCCCGGGCCGGCAGCATGCCCCGTGGGTCGTCCTGGACGCAGGCGGAGGTCGACAGCCTGCTGTCGCTGGTGGGGGATTCGGGGCAGGCCGCGCAGCTCATGGGCTCCGCGACGCGACCCAACGAGGCGCTGTGGCGGGAGGTCTGCCAGGGGCTGGCGGCCGCCGGCTACGAGCGCACCGTGGCCCAGTGCCGCACCAAGTGGAAGGCGCTCAAGCAGGCTTTCCACTCGGAGCGGCAGAGGCGCCGCAGGGTAGAAGTGCTCCCGGCCCTGCTGCCGCGGCACTACCGAGCCATGAAGAGCATCTGGAAGGCGGCGGGGCAGCCTGAGTTTGGCGAACGGAGGATATCAGGTGGGTGCCTTGTGGATGCCAGGTGGGTGCCGAGGACGGGCGTGTGGGCTCAGCAGCGTGgctggatgtggggtgctggtaGAACTCTGGTTCTATGTGGACACCCAAGGTCTGTTGATGGTCTTTCTTTTTCCGCTAGTCGTGATGAGGCTGCCCTCCAGAAGGCGCAGGTCAGCCCGTGGCACACGCTCTCCATCCTCACCAGAGCCTCCATCCTCACCAGAGCCACCAGGTAGCCATGGGCTCAGGCAGCTTGTCCTGGCTGCGCGGTGGTGGACACCTCTGTACCCCAGTTACTGAAGCTCTTTTCTGCACCCCTGCAGAGCATGGCGCTGGCGGGGACACCCCCAGCGTGCTGCTGTCACCGATGCTGCAGCATGCCAAGAACGAGCCAGAGAGCCGTAAGTACtgagctgccctgctgtgctgagctgcattGGCTCCAGCCATGGCTCCAGCCAAGCCCATGCCAGCATGGTGGGAATGGGAGGCTGAGAGGACCAGAGGATCCATCACATGTCCTTCAGCAGGGATGGTCAACGATGGGTGTGTTTTGACTTCCATCTCCGCAGGCTTTGGCTCCAGACCAGCCCCAGAgcatgtggggatggggatggctgGGATAGGGCAGGAGGGAGCACCAGCCTGAGGGCATGGCAAGGCTGCTGGCTCCCTAGGGGAGATCATGAGGCGAGAGGTCTGGAAGGGGCAGTGGCCCTGATACTGCGCAGGGGTCTCTTGGTTGGTGGCATTGCAGGGCATGTGATTCCCTTCCCTTCGGCAGTTACTGGCTCCTCACTGGCCTGGTAACATCATAAAGCTTCAGGTGAGTTTGGGCTGTTTTTGAGGGCCAGAGCTCTGTGCAGCTCCCCTGCCCTTCAGCCCACCCACGTGCATAACCTGTAGGCCCCTCACTGCTCACACTCCTGGGAATTTGGCCCTGAGGTGATGCAGGATACATCCCTGAGTCTGGTTTGTGTGGGCACCCCGGCCATCTTCCCACACTGGGTAACTACCTTCTGTCTGCCCAATTTTCCCTGCAGTTTCAAGTGGATGTGGGATTCTCCTTCTCTTCCAGTCGTAGTGTGTTGTTAGGGTTGCTGTGCACTGCTCTGCCACTGCTGCCTTCCAGCCCAGAGGTGGCTGCATTGCAGTGGTGGGTGAGTGACTCCTGCTTTTGTACCTCGCTCTGAAGTGCTTTGGGGCCCTGCAGGGCGCTCTGGAGCTGTGGCTAGGGCACGTCAGGCTGAGGGGCTGGCCGGGGCAAGGCGGGCAGACCCCGGGCTGGTGGTGATCCACCAGCAGGTCCCTTCAGAAGGCGTATGTCTCCTCTCTGCTTTCTCCCAGCAGCTGGTGGGGAACACGTTGCTGGAgtgccacccacagcccctgccatgcCACGTAAGGCTTTCctggccctgctcagcccagTAAACCCCCTCAGCCCCACAGTGGGTCAGCCCCAGCCAGGGTCTGGTATAGTTCTCACTGCAGACACCGGTTGCTGCctctcttccctctccctccTGAGTACCATGCCCCAGCTACCATGCTTGTGTGCCCTGGCACAAGAGGTGACTGCAGCT
This window harbors:
- the LOC134432057 gene encoding killer cell lectin-like receptor subfamily G member 1 isoform X2; translation: MDEGVMYADLRFPPTPASQQRVRLPWCWAALSLGILSLTLLLAQIILVSLSFQYLVQQQTSCTDGLWRIEESPSYGKQTLGGQCQFCPVGWLWDAGQCYYFSSARKSWEQSREDCCSRGAQLVTIQANSTLAFLVRTANMDAFHVGLKQDGFRSDWKWLDGTTLEWIFPVQRYTRSFQACGRVSGLGLLGGACTDALRWVCKQSAATVQWLQSSPPAFVWGNTTYSCVRP
- the LOC134432057 gene encoding killer cell lectin-like receptor subfamily G member 1 isoform X1; this encodes MDEGVMYADLRFPPTPDLVQQQTSCTDGLWRIEESPSYGKQTLGGQCQFCPVGWLWDAGQCYYFSSARKSWEQSREDCCSRGAQLVTIQANSTLAFLVRTANMDAFHVGLKQDGFRSDWKWLDGTTLEWIFPVQRYTRSFQACGRVSGLGLLGGACTDALRWVCKQSAATVQWLQSSPPAFVWGNTTYSCVRP
- the LOC134432005 gene encoding uncharacterized protein LOC134432005 isoform X4; the protein is MPRGSSWTQAEVDSLLSLVGDSGQAAQLMGSATRPNEALWREVCQGLAAAGYERTVAQCRTKWKALKQAFHSERQRRRRVEVLPALLPRHYRAMKSIWKAAGQPEFGERRISVVMRLPSRRRRSARGTRSPSSPEPPSSPEPPEHGAGGDTPSVLLSPMLQHAKNEPESRFPGEMSLGMGRGNQVLPLAAAATGSHRTAATSEQPAAGKDASDISLHESEVRGSLQNIHQVLVEILYTSQQQRGLLENLVQMGDSMHQLMLPPQTHPGPLGHVPLSKGGSGGPCHPGAPHTSRDHKEKP
- the LOC134432005 gene encoding uncharacterized protein LOC134432005 isoform X3, producing the protein MPRGSSWTQAEVDSLLSLVGDSGQAAQLMGSATRPNEALWREVCQGLAAAGYERTVAQCRTKWKALKQAFHSERQRRRRVEVLPALLPRHYRAMKSIWKAAGQPEFGERRISVVMRLPSRRRRSARGTRSPSSPEPPSSPEPPEHGAGGDTPSVLLSPMLQHAKNEPESPAGGEHVAGVPPTAPAMPRFPGEMSLGMGRGNQVLPLAAAATGSHRTAATKSEVRGSLQNIHQVLVEILYTSQQQRGLLENLVQMGDSMHQLMLPPQTHPGPLGHVPLSKGGSGGPCHPGAPHTSRDHKEKP
- the LOC134432005 gene encoding uncharacterized protein LOC134432005 isoform X2, with the translated sequence MPRGSSWTQAEVDSLLSLVGDSGQAAQLMGSATRPNEALWREVCQGLAAAGYERTVAQCRTKWKALKQAFHSERQRRRRVEVLPALLPRHYRAMKSIWKAAGQPEFGERRISVVMRLPSRRRRSARGTRSPSSPEPPSSPEPPEHGAGGDTPSVLLSPMLQHAKNEPESPAGGEHVAGVPPTAPAMPRFPGEMSLGMGRGNQVLPLAAAATGSHRTAATSEQPAAESEVRGSLQNIHQVLVEILYTSQQQRGLLENLVQMGDSMHQLMLPPQTHPGPLGHVPLSKGGSGGPCHPGAPHTSRDHKEKP
- the LOC134432005 gene encoding uncharacterized protein LOC134432005 isoform X5, producing the protein MPRGSSWTQAEVDSLLSLVGDSGQAAQLMGSATRPNEALWREVCQGLAAAGYERTVAQCRTKWKALKQAFHSERQRRRRVEVLPALLPRHYRAMKSIWKAAGQPEFGERRISVVMRLPSRRRRSARGTRSPSSPEPPSSPEPPEHGAGGDTPSVLLSPMLQHAKNEPESRFPGEMSLGMGRGNQVLPLAAAATGSHRTAATSEQPAAESEVRGSLQNIHQVLVEILYTSQQQRGLLENLVQMGDSMHQLMLPPQTHPGPLGHVPLSKGGSGGPCHPGAPHTSRDHKEKP
- the LOC134432005 gene encoding uncharacterized protein LOC134432005 isoform X6, whose product is MPRGSSWTQAEVDSLLSLVGDSGQAAQLMGSATRPNEALWREVCQGLAAAGYERTVAQCRTKWKALKQAFHSERQRRRRVEVLPALLPRHYRAMKSIWKAAGQPEFGERRISVVMRLPSRRRRSARGTRSPSSPEPPSSPEPPEHGAGGDTPSVLLSPMLQHAKNEPESRFPGEMSLGMGRGNQVLPLAAAATGSHRTAATKSEVRGSLQNIHQVLVEILYTSQQQRGLLENLVQMGDSMHQLMLPPQTHPGPLGHVPLSKGGSGGPCHPGAPHTSRDHKEKP
- the LOC134432005 gene encoding uncharacterized protein LOC134432005 isoform X1; protein product: MPRGSSWTQAEVDSLLSLVGDSGQAAQLMGSATRPNEALWREVCQGLAAAGYERTVAQCRTKWKALKQAFHSERQRRRRVEVLPALLPRHYRAMKSIWKAAGQPEFGERRISVVMRLPSRRRRSARGTRSPSSPEPPSSPEPPEHGAGGDTPSVLLSPMLQHAKNEPESPGGEHVAGVPPTAPAMPRFPGEMSLGMGRGNQVLPLAAAATGSHRTAATSEQPAAGKDASDISLHESEVRGSLQNIHQVLVEILYTSQQQRGLLENLVQMGDSMHQLMLPPQTHPGPLGHVPLSKGGSGGPCHPGAPHTSRDHKEKP